One Pseudomonas fluorescens genomic region harbors:
- a CDS encoding sensor domain-containing diguanylate cyclase, producing MPIPIHDPQQTSGALKRLPLRKAALLFTVAVCLCLCGLLYLQLEQSRRQDLAVAQMASGNLTRAMAQQAEDTFLAADLVLTSLVDWLQDDGYGALQKPRLQKAFARRVQQLNQLHGMFLFDRDGQWVITSFPDLPRGDGVADREYFKFHQQNVSTVAHIGPAIRSRENGEWIIPISKRVNDHAGQFQGVLMAGIKMSYFDQFFKSFSLDDQGIMFLGLTDGTLLARRPFDESRIGTSLAKGEIYQTLLPNAAAGTAMLESVVDGTTRLYGYRQLASYPLVVSAATSRDTILKGWSERAFQSSVIVALLILGVGLFGWVFIHQVRDGERIEKNLRKAQRTLEQIATHDSLTGLANRRLFERSLEIEFARGARQVSPVSLIMLDIDFFKRYNDAYGHVAGDQCLAQVAQVLRACCQRKSDLAVRYGGEEFAVLLPDTDINGALAIAGQIRRSVIDKHITHSGSPTEYLTVSLGCYSFIPSGKDDPQVFIQRADAALYQAKNAGRNRAAVLSLESGLAELMRSDR from the coding sequence TTGCCTATCCCTATTCACGATCCTCAACAGACCTCCGGCGCGCTCAAGCGTTTGCCTCTTCGCAAAGCGGCGCTGCTGTTTACGGTTGCGGTGTGCTTGTGCCTGTGCGGCTTGTTGTATCTGCAACTGGAGCAGTCGCGGCGTCAGGATCTGGCGGTGGCGCAAATGGCTTCGGGCAACCTGACCCGGGCGATGGCGCAGCAGGCTGAAGACACGTTTCTGGCGGCGGATCTGGTGTTGACGAGTCTGGTCGACTGGCTTCAGGACGACGGTTACGGCGCGCTACAAAAACCGCGTTTACAAAAAGCCTTTGCACGCCGCGTGCAGCAACTCAACCAATTGCATGGCATGTTTCTGTTCGACCGTGACGGGCAATGGGTGATCACGTCATTTCCCGATCTGCCGCGCGGTGACGGCGTGGCCGATCGTGAGTATTTCAAATTTCATCAGCAGAACGTCTCGACGGTGGCCCACATCGGCCCGGCGATTCGCAGTCGCGAGAACGGCGAGTGGATCATCCCGATTTCCAAACGTGTGAACGACCATGCCGGCCAGTTTCAGGGTGTGCTGATGGCCGGCATCAAGATGTCGTACTTCGATCAGTTCTTCAAAAGTTTCAGCCTCGACGACCAAGGCATCATGTTTCTAGGGCTCACGGACGGCACGTTGCTCGCGCGCCGGCCGTTCGATGAGTCGCGGATCGGCACTTCGCTGGCCAAAGGTGAGATCTATCAGACGCTGCTGCCCAACGCCGCTGCCGGCACCGCGATGCTCGAATCGGTGGTCGATGGCACGACTCGTTTGTATGGCTACCGGCAGTTGGCGTCGTATCCGCTGGTGGTTTCCGCAGCGACCTCGCGCGACACGATTCTCAAGGGCTGGTCGGAGCGGGCGTTTCAGTCCAGCGTGATTGTTGCGTTGCTGATCCTCGGCGTCGGGCTGTTTGGCTGGGTGTTCATTCATCAGGTGCGCGATGGCGAGCGCATCGAAAAGAATCTGCGCAAGGCGCAGCGCACGCTGGAGCAGATCGCCACGCACGACAGCCTGACCGGATTGGCCAATCGGCGGTTGTTCGAGCGATCGCTGGAAATCGAGTTTGCCCGGGGTGCGCGGCAGGTCAGCCCGGTGAGTCTGATCATGCTCGATATCGACTTTTTCAAACGCTACAACGATGCCTACGGGCATGTCGCGGGGGATCAGTGTCTGGCGCAAGTGGCTCAGGTGTTGAGAGCCTGCTGTCAGCGCAAATCCGATCTGGCGGTGCGTTACGGTGGCGAAGAGTTTGCCGTATTGCTGCCGGATACCGACATCAATGGGGCGCTGGCGATCGCTGGGCAGATCCGCCGCAGCGTCATCGACAAACACATCACCCACAGCGGCTCGCCGACGGAATATCTCACCGTGAGTCTCGGATGCTATTCGTTTATTCCTTCGGGCAAAGACGATCCGCAAGTATTTATCCAGCGTGCGGATGCGGCGTTGTATCAGGCTAAAAACGCCGGTCGCAACCGTGCAGCGGTATTGTCGCTGGAGAGCGGTCTGGCCGAGCTGATGCGCTCCGACCGCTGA